Proteins from a single region of Syntrophales bacterium:
- a CDS encoding EFR1 family ferrodoxin (N-terminal region resembles flavodoxins. C-terminal ferrodoxin region binds two 4Fe-4S clusters.), with translation MGKHDEKQTGKWKTCTRRTFLAGSAGAAAAISLNGCTRETIPDSKIPLKSTQPRTALVLWYSQAGHTERNGRLIGKVLEQNGLTVTALDIRGFDPSAMKGYDLIVLGTPVYYLDTPGNVRSWLASIPDIQGIPVAAYSTFGGPGDNQYNTAFSTLQLLCAKGGVPVGIAAFGNMSTFAPTWSSGKEARILKYRDRPNEETYTQVREFAKKFLQMVRSGGTISPVRKEFHYGDVFKGSVMMKFTKLLISRHTIDAAKCIGCGTCVRVCPVGATHPAQHRVDQDRCIGCMGCVNNCPAQAIDMVFMGKKVYGFKDFLRKYDIHIQEPKELKG, from the coding sequence ATGGGAAAGCATGACGAAAAGCAGACCGGCAAATGGAAAACCTGTACACGAAGGACATTTCTCGCCGGTTCAGCCGGAGCCGCGGCGGCCATAAGTCTGAACGGATGCACGAGGGAAACCATTCCCGATTCGAAAATACCGCTAAAATCCACACAGCCCCGGACGGCGCTTGTCCTCTGGTACAGCCAGGCGGGCCACACGGAGCGGAACGGCAGGCTGATCGGAAAGGTTCTCGAGCAGAACGGACTGACGGTGACGGCCCTGGACATCCGCGGGTTCGATCCGTCCGCGATGAAGGGCTACGATCTGATCGTCCTGGGAACGCCGGTGTATTACCTGGACACGCCGGGCAACGTGCGATCATGGCTGGCGTCCATTCCGGATATTCAGGGCATCCCGGTGGCAGCCTATTCGACCTTCGGCGGCCCCGGGGACAATCAGTACAACACCGCCTTCTCCACGCTCCAGCTGCTGTGCGCGAAGGGAGGCGTCCCGGTGGGGATCGCCGCCTTCGGCAACATGTCCACCTTCGCCCCGACCTGGTCGTCCGGGAAAGAGGCGCGCATCCTCAAATACAGGGACCGGCCGAACGAGGAAACCTACACGCAGGTCCGGGAGTTCGCCAAAAAGTTTCTTCAGATGGTCCGGAGCGGAGGAACGATTTCTCCCGTGCGGAAGGAGTTTCATTACGGCGATGTCTTCAAGGGATCCGTGATGATGAAATTCACGAAACTGCTGATCTCCCGGCATACCATCGACGCGGCGAAATGCATCGGCTGCGGCACCTGCGTCCGGGTATGCCCGGTCGGAGCCACACACCCTGCACAGCACAGGGTGGACCAGGACCGCTGCATTGGCTGCATGGGCTGCGTCAACAACTGCCCAGCCCAGGCAATCGACATGGTCTTCATGGGGAAAAAAGTCTACGGCTTCAAGGATTTTCTGCGGAAATACGATATTCACATTCAGGAACCCAAGGAACTGAAAGGATGA
- a CDS encoding cyclic nucleotide-binding domain-containing protein yields the protein MDTHSLQNHDELIQKVKKMATFRSFEKKDFYRILNFSKIREYEPGETILEEGSYDNWIFFIISGKVRVVRHDREISVLSRTGDIFGEMGIIDGSARSASVSALEKTICLATDISFMDRLTGEDRLAFTAMLYQLLAEILAVRLRTTSEELVLAREEIAALKGEAGR from the coding sequence ATGGATACACATTCTCTTCAGAACCATGACGAGCTGATTCAGAAGGTGAAAAAAATGGCCACATTCCGGTCTTTTGAAAAGAAAGATTTCTACCGGATCCTCAATTTCAGCAAGATCAGGGAATACGAACCGGGTGAGACGATCCTGGAGGAAGGGAGCTACGACAACTGGATTTTCTTTATCATCTCGGGGAAGGTGCGCGTCGTGCGGCATGACAGGGAGATCAGCGTTCTGAGCCGCACCGGCGATATCTTCGGGGAGATGGGGATCATCGATGGTTCGGCCCGGTCCGCCTCCGTCTCCGCCCTTGAAAAGACCATCTGCCTGGCGACGGACATCTCGTTCATGGATCGCCTGACCGGCGAAGACCGGCTGGCGTTCACGGCCATGCTTTATCAGCTCCTGGCGGAGATCCTGGCCGTCCGGTTGAGAACGACCAGTGAAGAGCTGGTCCTGGCCAGGGAGGAGATTGCCGCCCTGAAAGGCGAGGCGGGCCGGTGA
- a CDS encoding HXXEE domain-containing protein: MTFVHWQWLFPLAVTVHNLEEAVWLPAWSQRAGRWHRPVEPFAFRFAVAVLTVLAYAAAAWSVAGGPESIGAYLLSGYALAMLLNVFLPHLLATVALRRYVPGLATALLFNLPVTAGLLQAAFAEGYVKLPTFAYYAVPVCLGLVASIPVLFAIGRRIKGGSEPH, encoded by the coding sequence ATGACCTTTGTTCATTGGCAGTGGCTCTTCCCGCTGGCCGTCACCGTGCACAACCTCGAGGAGGCGGTCTGGCTGCCTGCCTGGTCGCAGCGGGCCGGCCGGTGGCATCGCCCGGTGGAGCCGTTCGCCTTTCGTTTTGCCGTGGCCGTCCTGACGGTCCTGGCGTACGCCGCAGCGGCCTGGAGTGTCGCCGGGGGGCCGGAGAGCATTGGCGCCTACCTTCTTTCCGGGTATGCCCTGGCTATGCTCCTCAACGTCTTCCTGCCGCACCTCTTGGCTACGGTGGCCCTGCGCCGCTATGTCCCCGGGCTGGCGACGGCGTTGCTCTTCAACCTTCCGGTGACGGCCGGATTGCTGCAGGCCGCCTTTGCCGAGGGATATGTGAAACTCCCGACGTTTGCGTACTATGCGGTGCCGGTATGCCTGGGTCTTGTCGCTTCCATTCCGGTTCTCTTTGCCATCGGGAGAAGGATAAAGGGCGGCTCGGAACCGCATTAA
- a CDS encoding HAMP domain-containing sensor histidine kinase: MEQAKWFFRPVFTFVLSVIALAISLFLYIYWYVGVSEGLKALSLRYNLDPNQFFEARTWVVIVILSLLVGVILVGVLMIFIYNVKTMHLYRLQNTFINNFTHELKTPVTSLKLYLETFARHEIPREDQLRYIGFMLRDVERLAGNINSILNLARIESRVYRGDFTTVDLVELVREFLAGNRHLFRGCEISVGNPPGKAFLYPVVVPLFEMLLMNTLSNAVKYNDSGQPRVDIAFEEDRDRILIRFRDNGIGIDGKDLKKIFRKFYQGRHRSEQAPAGGSGIGLYLAQHIARLHQGNMTAESEGIGQGSVFTLSLRRPAKKKG; encoded by the coding sequence ATGGAACAGGCAAAATGGTTTTTCCGCCCCGTATTCACCTTCGTCCTTTCCGTGATCGCGCTGGCCATCTCGCTCTTTCTCTACATCTACTGGTATGTCGGCGTCAGCGAAGGGCTCAAGGCGCTCAGCCTTCGCTACAACCTCGATCCGAACCAGTTTTTCGAAGCGAGGACCTGGGTCGTCATCGTCATCCTGTCGCTCCTGGTCGGCGTCATCCTGGTCGGCGTCCTCATGATCTTCATCTACAACGTCAAGACGATGCACCTCTACCGACTCCAGAACACGTTCATCAACAACTTCACCCACGAGCTCAAAACGCCGGTGACGTCGCTGAAGCTCTACCTGGAAACCTTCGCGAGGCACGAGATCCCGAGGGAAGACCAGCTCCGGTACATCGGCTTCATGCTCCGGGACGTGGAGCGGCTGGCCGGCAACATCAACAGCATCCTGAATCTGGCCCGGATCGAAAGCAGGGTTTACAGAGGAGACTTCACGACGGTGGACCTGGTGGAGCTGGTGCGGGAGTTCCTGGCCGGCAACCGCCATCTCTTCCGGGGCTGTGAAATCAGCGTGGGAAACCCCCCGGGCAAGGCATTCCTGTATCCCGTCGTCGTCCCCCTGTTTGAGATGCTGCTCATGAACACCCTGAGCAATGCCGTGAAGTACAATGACTCGGGACAACCCCGGGTGGACATTGCCTTTGAAGAGGACAGGGACCGGATCCTGATTCGCTTTCGGGACAACGGTATCGGCATCGACGGGAAGGATCTCAAGAAAATATTCAGGAAATTCTACCAGGGACGCCACCGCAGCGAACAGGCGCCCGCCGGGGGGAGCGGCATCGGACTGTACCTCGCCCAGCACATCGCCAGGCTTCACCAGGGGAACATGACGGCCGAAAGCGAGGGAATCGGGCAGGGATCCGTCTTCACCCTGTCCCTTCGGCGCCCCGCAAAGAAAAAAGGATGA
- a CDS encoding 2-dehydropantoate 2-reductase, producing MTAIHKVSIIGAGALGAAYGALLYDMDPGCVSFVAAGERFERLGREGVTVNGRRYAIPVLSPEDASAPADLVIVAVKNHHLDAAIGEMKNRVGGDTIILSLMNGIDSEERIGAVYGMDKVLYALTMGIDALRESNRVIYTTQGRIFFGEAKNPAVTERVARVQALFDRAGIAWETPPDMIRTLWWKFMANVGINQASAVLRAPYSAFQVPSEARDLMLSSMREVIAVAEKAGVSLTQEDIEAFDPILARLSPEGKTSMLQDVEARRKTEVEMFAGTMIALGEKYGVDVPVNRRLFEAIRNIEKA from the coding sequence ATGACGGCCATCCACAAGGTTTCCATCATCGGGGCGGGCGCGCTGGGGGCGGCGTACGGGGCGCTCTTGTACGACATGGATCCGGGATGCGTGTCCTTCGTCGCCGCCGGCGAGCGCTTCGAGCGGCTCGGGAGGGAAGGCGTGACCGTCAACGGCAGGCGCTACGCCATCCCCGTTCTTTCGCCGGAAGACGCATCGGCGCCGGCGGATCTCGTGATCGTCGCCGTCAAGAACCACCACCTGGACGCGGCGATCGGAGAGATGAAAAACCGGGTCGGCGGGGACACGATCATCCTGTCCCTCATGAACGGGATCGACAGCGAGGAGCGCATCGGCGCCGTCTACGGCATGGACAAGGTCCTGTACGCCCTGACCATGGGGATCGACGCCCTCCGGGAGAGCAACCGGGTTATCTACACGACGCAGGGAAGGATCTTTTTCGGGGAGGCGAAGAATCCCGCCGTGACGGAGCGGGTGGCCCGGGTGCAGGCGCTGTTCGACCGGGCCGGGATCGCCTGGGAGACGCCGCCCGACATGATCCGCACCCTATGGTGGAAGTTCATGGCCAATGTGGGCATCAACCAGGCTTCGGCGGTCCTGCGGGCGCCCTATTCCGCCTTCCAGGTTCCGTCGGAGGCGAGGGACCTGATGCTGTCGTCCATGCGGGAGGTGATCGCCGTCGCCGAGAAGGCCGGGGTCAGCCTGACGCAAGAGGACATCGAGGCCTTCGACCCGATCCTGGCCCGCCTGAGCCCCGAGGGCAAGACGTCCATGCTGCAGGACGTGGAGGCCCGCCGGAAGACCGAGGTGGAGATGTTCGCCGGGACGATGATCGCCCTGGGGGAGAAATACGGCGTGGACGTGCCGGTGAACCGGAGGCTCTTCGAGGCCATCCGGAACATTGAAAAAGCCTGA
- a CDS encoding LysE family transporter: METSFLIKGIIIGFSIAAPVGPIGVLCIRRTLADGRVSGLVSGLGAAVADAVYGCIAGFGLTFVSGFLIGGQAWLRIVGGVFLCFLGIRTFLSGPAEKAAPAAGRSLAGAFVSTFLLTLTNPMTILSFVGIFAGLGIAGAGGDYGAAGALVLGVFSGSALWWLLLSGGVGALREKVTPRGMQWVNRGAGAIIAAFGLLALLG, encoded by the coding sequence ATGGAAACATCTTTCCTGATCAAAGGAATCATCATCGGATTTTCAATCGCCGCGCCCGTCGGGCCGATCGGCGTTCTGTGCATCCGGCGGACGCTGGCCGACGGGCGGGTTTCGGGCCTTGTCTCAGGCCTCGGGGCCGCTGTGGCGGATGCGGTTTACGGCTGCATCGCCGGTTTCGGCCTGACGTTCGTCTCCGGTTTCCTGATCGGCGGGCAGGCGTGGCTTCGTATTGTCGGAGGAGTATTTCTCTGCTTCCTGGGCATCCGAACCTTCCTGTCCGGACCTGCCGAAAAGGCCGCCCCTGCCGCCGGGAGAAGCCTGGCCGGCGCATTCGTCTCGACGTTTCTCCTGACTCTCACCAACCCGATGACGATTCTCTCGTTTGTGGGGATATTCGCAGGGCTGGGGATCGCAGGAGCCGGCGGGGACTATGGGGCGGCGGGTGCTCTGGTCCTGGGCGTTTTCAGCGGCTCCGCTCTCTGGTGGCTACTCCTCAGCGGCGGCGTCGGTGCACTGCGGGAGAAGGTCACTCCCCGGGGGATGCAGTGGGTCAACCGGGGTGCCGGCGCGATCATTGCGGCGTTCGGCCTGCTTGCCCTCCTGGGATAG
- the buk gene encoding butyrate kinase, which translates to MDKDYRLLAINVGSTSTKVAFFRGEQAVAQDNIVYRGEDLSRFSSLAEQLPLREEGVLKFLEKNGIGLEEIDIVVSRGGLGRPAPAGAYRIDDAMRRDLLEGVYGTHPSALGPSMALDFSKKCGMPAIVIDPPSTDEFEPLARISGIPEIERKSGLHALNQKMAARRCAAGLGKKYEEIDVVVAHLGGGITIGAHRKGRVVDCTHGLAEGPFTPERAGALPTMDLLDLALSGTMDRKQLQGRLVGKGGLAAYLGTTDARVVEERIRGGDEQAGLVFEAMAYQAAKDIGAMSTVLAGRIDGIVLTGGLAHSEMLTGRIGERVRFIAPVFVYPGEDEMTALAEGGLRVLRNEEDVKPYS; encoded by the coding sequence ATGGATAAGGATTACCGCCTCCTCGCCATCAATGTCGGCTCGACCTCGACGAAGGTCGCCTTCTTCCGGGGAGAGCAGGCCGTCGCCCAGGACAACATCGTCTACCGGGGAGAGGACCTGTCCCGTTTTTCCTCCCTGGCGGAGCAGCTTCCCCTGCGCGAGGAAGGCGTCCTGAAGTTCCTGGAGAAAAACGGGATCGGCCTGGAGGAGATCGACATCGTGGTCAGCCGCGGCGGCCTGGGACGGCCGGCACCCGCCGGGGCCTACCGGATCGACGACGCCATGCGCCGCGACCTCCTGGAGGGGGTCTACGGGACGCATCCCTCCGCCCTGGGGCCGTCCATGGCCCTCGACTTTTCAAAAAAATGCGGCATGCCCGCCATCGTCATCGATCCGCCCAGCACCGACGAGTTCGAGCCCCTGGCTCGGATCTCCGGGATTCCCGAGATCGAGCGCAAGAGCGGGCTCCACGCCCTGAACCAGAAGATGGCGGCGCGCCGGTGCGCCGCCGGGCTGGGGAAGAAGTACGAGGAGATCGACGTCGTCGTGGCCCACCTGGGAGGAGGCATCACCATCGGCGCCCACCGGAAGGGCCGGGTGGTCGACTGCACCCACGGGCTCGCGGAAGGCCCCTTCACGCCGGAGCGGGCCGGGGCGCTGCCGACAATGGACCTCCTGGACCTCGCCCTTTCCGGGACGATGGACAGGAAGCAGCTCCAGGGGCGCCTGGTGGGAAAGGGCGGACTGGCGGCGTATCTCGGCACGACGGATGCCCGGGTCGTAGAGGAGCGGATCCGGGGAGGGGACGAACAGGCCGGGCTCGTCTTCGAGGCCATGGCCTACCAGGCCGCCAAGGACATCGGCGCCATGAGCACGGTCCTGGCGGGGCGGATCGACGGGATCGTCCTGACGGGCGGTCTGGCCCACTCGGAGATGCTCACCGGCCGGATTGGGGAGCGGGTCCGCTTCATCGCCCCCGTCTTCGTGTATCCCGGCGAGGACGAGATGACGGCCCTGGCGGAGGGAGGGCTCCGGGTCCTCCGGAACGAAGAGGACGTGAAGCCGTACTCGTAG
- a CDS encoding DUF2608 domain-containing protein, with protein sequence MKRVDGRQHARTYGRIRYAVVILLLLFVLVLPVSAGAEVRETADLKILEKEVTAGTLVCFDLDNTLIRAEQMLGSDQWWDDVVYELAASGLSGREATIKAYRIWLPLQTAGRFIPVQPDGPAVVRGLQERGVKVLGLTARPSMIASLTYRQLASIDIDLRRGEPRSEPLNVNLKDAARYENGILFVGEQNSKGEALKGFLAATGMKPAKIVFADDKKKHVDELERVFGSGPVPYVGFRYGGADEWVKSYDRAIVEIQKKYLGRILPDDVAARLK encoded by the coding sequence ATGAAACGAGTTGATGGAAGACAGCATGCACGGACGTACGGGCGGATTCGATATGCCGTGGTGATCTTGTTGCTTCTGTTCGTCCTTGTCCTTCCTGTTTCCGCGGGAGCTGAGGTTCGGGAGACGGCGGACCTGAAAATCCTGGAGAAGGAAGTGACCGCAGGCACGCTGGTCTGTTTCGACCTCGACAACACCCTGATCCGGGCCGAGCAGATGCTGGGGAGCGACCAGTGGTGGGACGACGTTGTCTATGAACTGGCGGCGTCCGGTCTGTCCGGGCGGGAAGCAACCATCAAGGCGTACCGGATCTGGCTGCCGCTCCAGACCGCCGGCCGGTTCATCCCGGTGCAGCCGGACGGCCCGGCGGTCGTGCGCGGCCTCCAGGAGCGGGGCGTCAAGGTGCTGGGACTCACGGCCCGCCCCTCCATGATCGCATCCCTCACTTACAGGCAACTGGCGTCCATCGACATCGATCTCCGCCGGGGGGAACCCAGGAGCGAGCCCTTGAACGTGAACCTGAAAGATGCCGCCCGTTACGAGAACGGTATCCTGTTTGTCGGAGAGCAGAACAGCAAGGGCGAGGCGCTGAAGGGCTTCCTGGCTGCAACGGGGATGAAGCCCGCAAAGATTGTCTTCGCCGACGATAAAAAGAAGCATGTGGACGAACTGGAGAGGGTCTTCGGGAGCGGTCCCGTCCCCTACGTCGGTTTCCGGTACGGCGGCGCCGATGAATGGGTGAAGAGCTACGACCGGGCTATCGTGGAGATCCAGAAGAAGTACCTGGGCCGCATCCTTCCCGACGATGTGGCGGCAAGGCTGAAATAG
- a CDS encoding response regulator transcription factor: MKETPTRRVLIIEDDEHIAEGLKLNLTLQGYETAIAGSGTRGLDLWKEWNPHLIVLDIMLPGLDGLSVLRHIRLEDERLPVLILSAKGEPDDRIRGFSCGVDDYLAKPFNLDEFLLRVERLLTRSSWSRGAASGAGATKTYSFGENTIDFETKTAQCRQGTVQLTDQEIKLLRVFITNRGKPLSRKVLLEVGWGYSGVTATRTVDSFMVRLRKYFERDPEHPVYFKSLRSVGYLFDHP, translated from the coding sequence ATGAAAGAGACTCCGACCAGGCGCGTCCTCATCATCGAGGACGACGAGCACATCGCCGAGGGCCTGAAACTGAACCTGACACTTCAAGGGTACGAAACGGCGATCGCCGGCAGCGGAACACGGGGGCTGGACCTTTGGAAAGAGTGGAATCCCCACCTGATCGTCCTCGACATCATGCTGCCCGGGCTCGACGGCCTGTCGGTCCTTCGTCACATCCGGCTGGAGGACGAGAGGCTCCCCGTTTTGATTCTATCCGCCAAAGGGGAGCCCGACGACCGGATTCGCGGGTTTTCCTGCGGTGTCGACGACTACCTCGCCAAGCCTTTCAACCTGGACGAATTCCTGCTCCGGGTCGAACGGCTCCTCACGAGATCTTCCTGGAGCCGAGGTGCCGCATCCGGGGCCGGGGCGACGAAGACCTATTCCTTCGGCGAGAACACCATCGACTTCGAGACCAAGACGGCGCAGTGCCGGCAGGGAACCGTTCAGCTGACGGACCAGGAAATCAAGCTGCTCCGGGTGTTCATCACGAACCGGGGGAAGCCCCTCTCCCGCAAGGTGCTCCTGGAGGTGGGCTGGGGGTACTCGGGAGTGACGGCGACGCGGACGGTGGACAGTTTCATGGTCCGCCTGCGGAAATACTTCGAGCGGGATCCGGAGCACCCTGTCTACTTCAAGAGCCTCCGCTCGGTGGGATACCTGTTCGATCACCCTTGA
- a CDS encoding GrpB family protein, producing the protein METLADKVARVVREVVAVVPHDPCWVKAFERERRHLRSCLPADLLGRIEHFGSTAVPGLPAKPIVDMLVEVTSLDETKRRIAPVLEAQGYDYFWRPSWGDDTPPFYAWFIKRDAGGKRTHHIHMLESGFEQWDGLLFRDYLREHPDAAREYGDIKIRLSRVHVHDRVAYTTAKGDFVRRVTERARRLYGEDRRVHEADEPPHR; encoded by the coding sequence ATGGAAACACTCGCCGATAAAGTAGCACGGGTGGTGAGAGAGGTGGTGGCCGTTGTGCCGCACGATCCCTGCTGGGTGAAGGCGTTCGAGCGGGAGCGGCGCCATCTTCGGTCCTGCCTGCCGGCGGATCTGCTCGGGAGGATCGAGCATTTCGGAAGCACCGCCGTTCCCGGTCTTCCGGCCAAGCCCATTGTCGACATGCTGGTCGAGGTGACGAGCCTGGACGAAACAAAGCGGCGCATCGCGCCCGTTCTGGAGGCGCAGGGATATGATTACTTCTGGAGACCCTCCTGGGGAGATGACACGCCTCCCTTTTATGCCTGGTTCATCAAGCGGGATGCAGGCGGGAAAAGGACACATCACATCCATATGCTCGAGTCCGGCTTCGAGCAGTGGGACGGGCTTCTGTTCCGGGACTACCTCCGGGAGCATCCGGATGCAGCCCGGGAGTATGGCGATATCAAAATCAGGCTCTCCCGTGTTCATGTTCATGACCGTGTGGCCTATACGACGGCCAAGGGAGACTTTGTCAGGAGAGTTACCGAACGGGCCAGGAGGCTCTATGGAGAAGACCGGAGAGTGCACGAGGCAGATGAGCCCCCTCACCGCTGA
- a CDS encoding cobalamin-dependent protein (Presence of a B(12) (cobalamin)-binding domain implies dependence on cobalamin itself, in one of its several forms, or in some unusual lineages, dependence on a cobalamin-like analog.): MNAQPRHPLGTRARVLLTSVFGPYAQDDEYGSRRINPMELYHNQVTRVQGGFSLRMFHRSFGLMMIQANLEAPCTLLDFPDRERFIEEIRDHSYDVIGISGILPNVGKVREMCRLIRQYRPAATIVVGGHVTGKEGLEEMIDADIIVRGEGIRWFQRYLGQDDKAPIRHPMAISGFGSRMLGINIGSRPGGTAAILIPSVGCPVGCNFCSTSALFGGKGNSVHFFETGDELFSVMCEIEKNLGVKSFFTLDENFLLHKKRALRLLELMEASNKSWAIYVFSSARVLKSYSIDQLLRLGISWVWMGLEGEESAYDKLKGVDTRELVKTLQSRGIRVLGSSIIGLEEHRPETMDAVIDYAISHETVFHQFMLYSPVPGTPLYEKHKQDGTLLSDSEFPVADAHGQYRFNYRHRHIRNGEEEEFLLEAFRRDFDVNGPSLLRMIRVMLDGWKANRDQLPRVRERLAREVFPLRSSYAGAVWAIRKWYRRSNPRIAGKADQLLGDLYEMFGWATRLIAPVVGRYAHFMLKKEEARLAVGWTCEPRCFCEKNPAALLLDKEGTATAKAVTGKIHPVVREPRPA, translated from the coding sequence ATGAACGCCCAGCCCCGACACCCGCTTGGTACCCGCGCCCGTGTTCTTCTGACCAGCGTCTTCGGACCCTATGCTCAGGACGATGAATACGGCAGCCGCCGGATCAACCCGATGGAGCTTTACCACAACCAGGTGACGCGCGTTCAGGGGGGATTCTCCCTGAGGATGTTTCACCGCTCCTTCGGGCTCATGATGATCCAGGCCAACCTGGAGGCACCCTGCACCCTCCTCGATTTTCCAGACCGGGAGCGCTTCATCGAGGAAATCCGGGATCACTCCTATGACGTCATCGGCATCAGCGGGATCCTTCCCAACGTGGGCAAGGTCCGTGAGATGTGCCGGCTGATCAGGCAGTATCGGCCCGCGGCCACGATTGTCGTCGGAGGTCACGTCACCGGAAAAGAGGGGCTGGAGGAGATGATCGATGCGGACATCATCGTCCGAGGGGAGGGAATCCGGTGGTTTCAGCGCTACCTGGGCCAGGACGACAAGGCACCGATCCGTCACCCCATGGCGATATCCGGCTTCGGCAGCAGAATGCTGGGCATCAATATCGGCAGCAGGCCCGGAGGCACGGCGGCGATCCTGATCCCCTCCGTCGGCTGCCCCGTCGGATGCAACTTCTGCTCGACCTCCGCCCTGTTCGGCGGCAAGGGCAACAGCGTCCATTTCTTTGAAACGGGGGATGAGCTCTTTTCCGTCATGTGCGAGATCGAGAAGAACCTCGGGGTGAAATCTTTTTTTACGCTGGACGAGAATTTTCTCCTCCACAAGAAAAGAGCACTTCGACTCCTCGAGCTGATGGAGGCCAGCAACAAGAGCTGGGCCATCTATGTCTTCAGCTCCGCCCGGGTCCTGAAATCCTACAGCATCGACCAGCTGCTGCGGCTGGGCATCAGCTGGGTCTGGATGGGGCTGGAAGGGGAAGAGAGCGCCTATGACAAGCTGAAGGGCGTGGACACCCGTGAGCTGGTCAAAACCCTGCAGTCCCGCGGCATCCGGGTCCTGGGCTCCTCCATCATCGGGCTCGAAGAGCACCGGCCCGAGACCATGGATGCCGTGATCGACTACGCGATCAGCCATGAAACGGTTTTTCACCAGTTCATGCTCTATTCCCCGGTTCCGGGGACGCCGCTCTATGAAAAGCACAAACAGGACGGAACGCTGCTCTCCGACTCGGAGTTCCCCGTTGCCGACGCCCACGGGCAGTATCGCTTCAACTACCGTCATCGACATATCCGGAACGGCGAGGAAGAGGAATTCCTCCTGGAGGCCTTCCGGCGTGACTTCGACGTGAACGGACCCAGCCTGTTGCGCATGATCCGGGTGATGCTGGACGGGTGGAAGGCGAACCGGGACCAGTTGCCGCGGGTGCGGGAGCGTCTCGCCCGGGAGGTGTTTCCCCTGAGATCGAGCTATGCGGGTGCCGTGTGGGCAATCCGGAAGTGGTACCGCCGCAGCAATCCGCGGATCGCCGGGAAAGCAGACCAACTCCTGGGGGATCTCTATGAGATGTTCGGCTGGGCGACGAGGCTGATTGCGCCGGTGGTGGGCCGGTATGCCCACTTCATGCTGAAAAAGGAGGAAGCGCGGCTGGCGGTGGGATGGACCTGCGAGCCCCGCTGCTTCTGCGAGAAAAATCCTGCGGCGCTGCTGCTGGACAAGGAAGGAACGGCCACGGCAAAGGCGGTCACGGGAAAGATTCACCCGGTCGTCCGCGAGCCCAGGCCTGCCTGA
- a CDS encoding acyl-CoA dehydrogenase family protein, with the protein MFFPWTEAAMRHTVKAVQIHGGYGYVKGAKVERLMRDAKIAEIYEGTSEAQRMVISGNTMRRGG; encoded by the coding sequence ATGTTTTTCCCATGGACGGAGGCGGCGATGCGGCACACCGTCAAGGCAGTCCAGATCCACGGCGGATACGGGTATGTCAAGGGAGCGAAGGTGGAGCGCCTGATGCGGGACGCCAAGATTGCCGAGATTTACGAAGGCACGTCGGAGGCGCAGCGGATGGTGATCTCCGGAAATACAATGCGTCGGGGTGGCTGA